A segment of the Lolium perenne isolate Kyuss_39 chromosome 3, Kyuss_2.0, whole genome shotgun sequence genome:
TCTACATTTTGCCAACACTTTACTAATTTGAGCTCACAATTGTAGGCCGTGTTGACGGCAGATGACGCCGCCCAGTATGAACGGTCGCTCTCCGCCGGCCCACTTCTTGGACGGTATGAGCACCACGCCTCCTTTGCACAGCGTCTTCAGGAGAAACTACGTCGTATCTACGCGACTATCACATGCACCCGATCTTCGGATGTTGTCGAGTACCGAGCAGCACAGCGGCCACCTCGCCCCTCTTTGCGGGTGCATCAGCCGCGGCACGCCCGCGCCCACGTATGGAGGTACCGCCGAGCCCGAGGCCACCATCTCCCTAACCGGGCAGGAGGTTAAGGTGGCAAAACCAGCAGCAGGAGCCTACTTACGAGTATTGGCAGCATGCCGGTTTCGGCATGGAGCAGCAATTTCCCATGCCTAACTTCGGGTGGCGTCCCCGTATGGATGAGCCAGAGGGTACGCAATTCATCACTATCCATATTAATTGTGCACCATGTGTGAATTTCCTCATGATCGACTAACGGTTTTTTTATCTAATCAAAGGTGAGGGACATATGTCGACGGGGTCCGGATCACGATCCTTACGGTCCAAAGTGCTCACGATCGGGACGAAACACAGCAGAGCTATCAAGACTGGATTTCAAGTCAACAGCAAACTCCACCTCCAGATCCCACGCACGGTCGGCACGAGCAGGGGTACATGCTTCCTCCCCGACATCGCCGACCACTGTTCGTATGTACTCGCCGTCACCTTTTCAGGCTCGACCGCCACCGAGGCGAGGTGGAGCGAGGGGCCGTGGTCAGTGAGATGAGTACTATTTGTATGCACCATGTATGAGTACTATTTGTATGCACCATGTATGACTACTATTTGTATGCGCCATGTATGACTACTATTTCTATTTAACAAACATTTCATATTGAACTTCAAGCGATAATTAAGATACAACTTACTACTACAACATAACTCTCTGCTAACATATTAAATGGTACACCATCGCTACAACATACTACAAGATCCATGATTACTGATAACTAAAACACTAAGAACGCAGCACACCCTTTCccttgcccttcgacgatgcagctttcatggccttggtggtaggctcgaagtcgtcgtctGAATCGACGACTGGCGGTGCAGCACTCTTGCCCTTTGAGGACTTAccactcttgcccttcgacgatgcagctttCTTTCCCTTGGTGCTAGGCTCGAAGATATCATCGTCGTCTTCACTCTCAGCCGCCCATCGTTCGGGATATTTTAAATCCCTTTCCCTATCTTCTTCATTCTTCCATGTTAGTGACTTCCACttctcattcaacctgataagctcaCACCTTATTTCCCGTGGGCTACGAGCGAGCATCTTCTTCACTTTGGATATCCATAAGACCAAGTCTCAAATTTCCTACCGACCTTACGGAGCAAGGCGTCGCTACTGATGAACTCCTCGAATGTCTCTATCTTACTCTCCCTCATCACATAGCGAGCACTATCTAGAAGATATTCGGCCATGAATTCATTGAAAAGATGGGGGGGATTCTTATAAGGGGGATCCATCTTGTTGAGAGGCTACACTGAAAGACAAGAAAAcggtgggggtatttataggctacAAGGGATGACTTTCGGCGGGAAGATGTGAGCGGGAAAAAATGGGCGCGAAAGATTGGCGGCAGATTTGGGCGGGAATAAATGGCGGGAACATTGAGCGGGACAAATTGGGCGGGAAAAAGTGGCGGCAAACAATTGAGCCCAAATTTCTGACACAACATTTTCGGGGCAAATTCATTTCACATTAATACTacaactgaaattaagatacattgcagctgaaattaaaatacggcttagcactacaacggaatttaagatacaacgacaAACTAAAACTGAATTTAAGATACATTGCCAGTACGACACATAACTCTACTTTCCCTGCGTCcaccgtggccattttccagacttgtcgccgcgttcttctgccgcttgcgcctcagcagctctttcccttagtctctttctctccgcttcacgagcctccctgcgcacctgttcctctgcaaacctacgtgcagcctcatcatccatcctcttctgattcacctcgcgattacgagcttgttccgcccttagtttctgtatctgcctctctcgctctgctttctcattagcacgaaccttttcccaacgctcctcctcaaagaacgttgcccacgcacggcgctgtttctcctcaacctcctcgcgcgcccaatccggctgctccgtgtctatccagtgaaaccatttgCATAGGGGCGGGGGAGACTACAACACAAACAGTAAGATTAAATCAAATTCACAAACAAATTTAAGCCAACATAAAATTATGTCCAAACATACCggcggcctggtggacgacgaagctgaactacggggtggatcatgctcatagctcgcacacatgaaaaatttcatgccgaaccagtcggagaaatcctccacctgcttaaccttagcAACACGGCCGCACCAACAACGCTCCTTGATCACACCCGGGGgcaaacttgcagccttcgccttcGCCGGCCTAAAGTCCTGGtcagagcaaggcacactcatgaTGGCTAAGGGTGAGCAAACGGGATAAAATAGAGATACAAGAACTTGTGCAATCCAGAGTAGCGATGCCTGCTTTTATAGGCAAAAATTCGACAGTGTGGCGGGAAAATATAGCGGGAGATAGTGGCGGGAGATGATGGCGGGAAGGACTGGCGGGAAGAAGTGGCGGGAAGGGTGGCGGCAAAGGCGGGAGGGAAACACGGCGGTGCGAACGCGAAAAGGCGGGAAAAATTCTTGCTGCAAAAAATCGGGTTCAACAAACCCGATTTAGCAAAGTCGGGTTCAACTTGCCCGATTTTTAGAAATCGGGTTCACCCGCCCCGATTACttatttgttgtttttcttttttcttcacgGCGCAGAACAATGTTCTTATCGGGTTTCTCAACCCCGATATTGCAACTTCGGGTTCGTCTAACCCGATTTTCCAATTTCGGGTTCAACCaccccgacggtgtattatttctgaaatttgcTAAAAACGGCTATTATTCCTGGAATTAATATTAAAaaatgtattatttaaaaaaaattcgccaACAAACACAGGCAGTATGCATTTGTTGTATCGCATCATTCGAAGTCAAAGTTGCTTCGTCCATAAATTTTGAGTAACTTGGAATGAAGATTATATATTAAATAAATCGTCCGGAACAACTCATCCAGACTTTCAGTATCTTAAGGATAGACTTCTGGTCACCATTGCTACTGTGGATCCAGGCAAACACATCTCCCAACAGATTGTTGGTTGCTGATTTCTTTTACTTTCCAGGTCGATGGCGAAAACACGCCATAATTGATAAAATAATCCAGGCACATGTGGCCCTCGATGATGGCTACATACTGTTGCCAGGTACTGGGTTAAGATTTTGTCATTTACACAGGCGCGTAGCCAAAGGTTACACGTAATTAGAATCATGATCAGCACTCCATCTCAACAACATCGTAATTACTACTTGCCGCAAACTTTACAAATCCAAAAGGATGTTAAAAGTAGCCATAGTCCAGTCTGGCCAACAATCATACATATCACCGGAAACATTCAAGTGATCAGTGTTGATATACCTCCTCGAGAGTCTGCTTTCAGAGAGAAAAATGGTGAAATGTATATATCTTCATATATGGTTAATCAACTTAATCCACCTCCGGCACTAATTGAAAGTATACACCAACTAGTTCAGCGGTTTCATGTGGGGGCACGGCGTGGATGATGGGGTTGTGGCTTTGTATGGTCGTCTCTGCCTTGTTGAGTTGAGTTGTATGGGTGTTGGCTTCGGTCGCTATGGCGACTTGGTCATCGACTCATTCTCGGGACAGGCATGGTGCTTTTTCTGTTGTATGGTTTTCGGACAGTTTTCTTTATAAATTGTCCAACTCTTCTTTCACTTAATCAGTCAATTGTATTGCTATGTTcgaaataaacaaaagtaatgtttCTCTAGAAACAAAAGTAATGTCTTGTTTGAGCCAGCAGTAGCGCTACATATATAGTTAGGTCAAAGAATAGTCAGGTCAATTTGAGTGGTCAACAAATCAAACGTGGGAATGTTTCTCTAGAAAGAAGGACCACGGTCTCCGAGAAGCCAATAACAGACAAGTATAGATCCACACCACTAAGCtacaccttacctggcaacagtaCCAGCAAAGCCTAAGAAGGCTGGCTACAGCACTGGGATATTTAAAAAGAACTTTAGTTTATTGACACAACAGACACACAAGATGTGATGTGCATCAAATGAAAAAGGGCTAAATTCTGCCGTGAAATCGCATAAGCAAGAGATCTGATATCGTCTCTCCTGGAAGCCATTCAAGCAAGCAAGAGATCTGATATAGGATTCATGTTAATTCATAGTAGTATATATGATTTGATTAAGAAGATTCGGCATAAGCAGCCACGAGATCTTCCTAAGATCCCCCGGCAAGAACACAAGATCTCATCCATCCGCAAGCCACTTGTTTTCTTTCTTTCCTAGTACACCAACATTAATCCGCTCCTAAAATCAACCGGCCATCAAATCGTTGGACTAATGCCGACGAGCTACCACTGAGCTCGGTCAGCTAGGGCTAGCTTAGCCCCTGCAGTCCTGCAATTTTGTGCCTGGATGCATGCATGGCGTGGCGCAGCCTTTCCCAGGTTCACGACCTACCTAGTATCTACCATGACTGTCCCTTTGCGCTGCAAGCTAGCCTGCAACCCTCCCTCGCAACTTTGCATCCAAGTGCTAGCTAAAACCCACACTAGGCTGGCCACCAGCAGCAAAATCACTAATCTTTCAGTGGAACCAGCCATGTACAGGCATTTTTGGGGTGGTTAGCTCTTCCCTAAGATAGATTCTCTCTCGAGGGAACAGAAACTTCAGCTTTTTTTAGTGCCAAAAGGACAAGTGCATGAGTAGTTTAAGCGGGCCATGCATGCACGCCCAATGTTTTGAGAGCTACTAGCTAGGTTGAGCAGGAATGGCTAGCGAGGCTGCAGCCGCCTGGCTACCACCGACCGGAGCCGGGCCCTGGCCCCTGGGTAACCAAGACTGATACCTAGAGGTACATGAAGCTCAAGTGACAGAGAAGTGGCTAGAGAGGAAAACGCTCAAGGTGAAATAAAAGCCACCTAGCTAGGTAGTGGGCACAAGGGCACCTCCAACGCCgcaacccatcccgcgcccgcgcgtccagaTGGGTCCAGCCGAACAAATACGCGGCCTGACGCCGCGACGCACCGCAAatgcggacggccgcggcgtccggaacgacgcaaacccggcccaaatttgggccaggtttgcgtggccgcggatggcacgcggcgtccggtCGCGTCCGCCTGCTGGCCtgctcgtctcccttgggcccacctatCGGTGACCGTGGAGgcttattaaatgtggactggagcGATCTGTTCCTCCAGTCCACTCCCCACTCCAGTGCACACTCCCCGAGcgcaaccgccgccatggccccgaagcgacggttcgctcctgGAGCCAACGACGGGGAGGCCAGCAGCAGCCGCCATCCTCCGCCGGCGCTGCGGGCCGCCGGAGGAAACCGCGgtggcctccacatcggagaggccgcccgcggcggcgcAGCATTGGCGCAACCGGCGCCGCTGCTGCTGCAGCCCAAGCCGGAGACCTCCGAAGAGGACCCCGACCTCAGCGCCGCCCTcatcatctcggcggcggaggaggaagcgaaGTGGCCGCAACTGCaagcggccattcgcacctccgcgatggaggaggaggcccggcaggcggtcgaggacgccgaggcctgggAGTTGTTCGCTCAGGCCCGCCGGGAGGAGGAAGCGACGCGGCGGCGCGAGGAGGCCAGACACCGCCGCGAGGAGCAGCAGCGCCAAGAGTCCAGGCGCCGCGCGGAGGAGCAGCAGCGccaggaggccaggcgccgcgcggcGGGGGGGAGGCGCCAGCAGGCCAGGCCCTCGCCTGGCAGGAAAGGGAGGCGCAGCTCCGTGCTGCCGCGGCGGAGCAGCGGGCGGCTCCGGACCCCCATTCCGCCTGGGAGGAGGCCTTGTGGTCTccatggccggagtccccggcgcggtcgagccacaacagtgtctcgccgcccggggacgtcgtcACCGCCGACAACGAGGACGGCAGCAGGGACTAGGCGACGCACCGGCGTCCACCGCGTCCTCGACcaaaccctagattagggttttttatatttgttttaaatttaaagcccatatagaggacttcttttgttagttatttgcccaaaatagggctatgtacccAATTGGCTCATATAAATGGAAAAGAATAATGTTGCAATCAAATTAATTTAAATAAATTATTTTAAAtagtgtgaaacaaaataaacaACATAGTCCAACAAATAAACAACATCATTCACATAGgagaacaaacaaaatgaatgagATGAGATGACTCTCCTGCAAATGTCCACTGATACTCAATCAAATCTATTTGAAGTCGATTGTGGGTATGACGATCATAGATCTTATGATGCACATGGCGGAACTCAAACGTTGCTGGCCCAGGTTGCGGTGCAATCAAATCGCCCTGAAATTGTCACCCTTGGTTAAGGAGACCTTCGTCACGCTCATTCTCAACGATCATGGTGTGCATGATTACACAAGCAGTTATCACCTCCCACATGGTCCCAATGCTCCATGTTCTAGCAGGAACAATAGCCCACCAAGATTGAAGCACCCCAAATGTCCACTTCAGATCCTTCATGTAAGCATCTTGTTGTTTCACAAacctcttcttctcttcttcaggaGCACGgattgtcttcacaagtgtgaaCCAGTTAGGATACAGGCCATCTTCTAGATAGTAGGCCTTGTTGTATGCTTGGACATTGATCTCATGGTGAACAACTGGGTCATTGCCTTCCGCAACTCCGCAAGCCTAGAGAATATCTAGGAGCGCTGGAACACGTTGATGTCAATGTGAGAATATGTCATGCCAAAAAAAAATAGTGCCAAATCCATATATCTTGTGATGCAGTAGCTTCAAGAACGACATGTCATGCAAAGGGACAATTCTTTCACTCTcaatgcatgcaatctatgcttctAATCATTTTCGGAAATCCTCTTGCCTCGTTGTCGACAACAACCAAGCAGTGCCGTCAACATTTGGCTCCCTCAAGTAAATATCATTGAACACCTCAATCGCTTCTGCAAAACTTTTATGTCAAGTCAAGTCATTTGGTCTCCTTTATTCGCAAGTACTCATCAACAAGATCACCAGCAACTCCATATGCAAACATGTGAATGACTGCAAAACATTTTTGGTATAAGGTAAAGCTAAGATTATCGGCCGCATCAGGCATGCATCTGAAGTATGAGTCGTGGTCCCTCGTGCCTTCCATAATCGTAAAGAACAACTTCGTTGACATCTAATAGCGACACCAGAATATGTGCTTCGAATAGATTAGATTGGTAGAATGGAAGTAGTCTCTGTAGAGTCTAGTCTGTGGTGCCCAGCTTCTCAATTGCGCTTGATATTGCCCCACACGCACCTTCTCGTCGTGCTCATGGATGAGGGTGGTCGCGGCCATCATGAATTGGTATCTCATCGTTCGACGCGTCATCCGACAATCTGTAGATGATGTTCTTGTAGAAAAACTCGATCCACTTCCTAAGGTCCATCTATGCACAACATGATACAATTGTCATGTACGTGTCACTAGCCATTATCTTTGTCGGCACaaatggtcaaacaggtcttaggCGTCGCTGCTGGTGGATAGGGCCGAGGTGACAGATGGGAAGGGCGCGCAAGGATGCCGTCAGCATGACGAGGGGCAGGTGGCAGCATCGCGATAGGATTGCAGTGCAGAGAGGGGCACGATTTGGGTGTTGAGTGGCCTGTGTGCCATAGAAGGCGGGCCCAAGGAGGAGAAGAGGGGGATGTGCAAGGACACGGACGTTGTTAGCTCCGGTGCATTCCCAACCCAAATTTGGATCGGGAATTGGTCGACGCCGTACACCTCGGTATGTTTGCACCGTGCCGCTAGGCTaggttttctttattctcttgtcGGCACAGATCAAAACGTTAGGCTCTATCCGTTTCCTGTGACGAATAGGTCTAAAACCAGGGTATCACCAGCGGCCCGACCTAAATAGACCTAAAACGACCATTTGCGACCACGTAGTCAAAAAAATGGATCTATACCCAGCCCAGCGGCCTAACGTAAACTCATCGGATTGTTCGCGGAGACGCAAATGCGGCATAAATCTGCATCGTGAATGCGTCTACGCGGACACAGCGCGGTCTGTGTGGGCTCCCTTCACACTTGGGCCCGCTCGCCAATGACCGCTTCGCCTTCTGTGCGCTAGTACTGGCAGGTGGTGCACCACGTTAATGACGCGTCTCGCCTTCCGCGCGCATGGGCTGACGGTGTCGATGCGGCTTCAGTGCCAGAGCTTTGAAGGCGAGGAACCAACCAACCTTTTTAAGGGGCACTGGGCGGCGGCCATTTCATCGCACATGCCATTGCTATTGTCCTAGCCCTCGCCACCTGCGTTCTCCTGACCCACGCCATGGAAAAAAGTTGGCCCTTCCGCAAGACGAAGAACGACAGCGGGGCCAGCTCCTCGCGTGGCAGCAAGAAGCCGCAGCAGCACCGCtacgtcccggtggagtgccatggTCAAATGCCAGCCTACCGGGTGTCGGTCCCTCGCGTGTGAGATCCGGCGGTCACCGGTTCATACTGCCATCGAACATGCGCGATGATTCGGCGTTCACCCTCAACCCAACCGTACAATTGGATCACGTTTGGGACATGGGAGTTCAAACCGCAGCACTGAGTGGGATACCTCAAAGACGTCGAGTTTAACAGGGAACTCATGACCGGCCTCACCAACAACAACGAGAACGAAACCGACGAGGGTGAAGTCGAAGACTTTGTCGAGGGCGAAGACAACGACCACGTCGACGAGCACTTTGACAACTATGGCGCGACGTGGGATCCGGAGCACCAGCCGCCGGATCTCAACGAGGACGAGGCCATCGAGCTCGCCATTGCCCTAGTGGGATGGCCTCGCCGTCCAGCTTCAGGAATCTACGATGGCGCAGGGGAGGCCAGTGACACCTAAGCGCTAGGCGCACGTAGCCGTTGCCTTCTCCTCCGGTGGTGTGGGATCCATGGCCTGAGCCTGCAGCTTtggctccccctcctcctcctcctcctccgccgtcggTATACAGTATGCCGCCGCCAGTGATGGACTGACCATGGGAGATTCCAGAGATCGCCAACCTCACCGGCAACAACTAGACGCCCAGTAGGCATTGCTCCGTCGTTGCTCCGTTTTAGATTTttctatgttttttttttgtttaagCTATATCAACTATGTATTTCTATTAATGAAAATTATAAAAAAATAGGTCGGGCCGGCCGCTGGGCAAATAGGTGCAAACGGTCAATCGTGGCTTGAAGATCAATTTCACATACACTACCCGATGCAAATAGACGTGTGCGGTTACTTTTGGGGACCAAAATGCATCCAGCTGCTGGAGATCGCTTAAAGATTGAAAGATGGTAGTGGTGCGTACGTATGGGTAGGCAAAGCAAGAATACTACCGAGACTGGTCAGCAGCAGATGGGTCCTCACAGTACAGAGGCAAGGTTGCACTGCACTGTGGGAGGGCACAGTACCTTTGAATTCTGGTCACATGCAAGGGGTGGAACCTGTGAGGTGTCGTGGTGCCACGGGCGTGCATGGAACACGTACTTTGTCGATAGAGAATCCCTGCCTGTCTGGCCATTGGTGTGGTCGGGGTGGGGCTACCCAGCTGTTTTTATCAGCGCTGTGCTTCCGCCTCTCAAACCCTCTTCCCGATCACAGGATCAACATCTGTTTTGCTTGTGTGGGTGCAAACATGCAGAGATAATAGTTACCAAATATAGAATCACTGACCTGCGCCTGCAGAGTCCCACGTTGATTGTCCAAGCACATGACCGTGTTTCTGGTCTGATTGGGGCTGCCTCTGGCCGATCATCCTGGCAATGACATGATCATCTGACGCAGTTTTTCATAATTAAACATTTACCCTTGGCTGCATCTGGcctctgtgtgtgtgtgtggagccGGGGCTATTCCCGTCAATCAAAAGTTCTGTATTGGCCTATTACAGGTCGAGATTAGGTGACCATATCAACAAAAAAGGATATATTCAAAGACCTCGTGTACGTGCAGTTTAATTGCTAGCAAGGAAACAAAAGAATGTAGATTTGCACTGAGCCCACCACGCGCATCTTCATGTGCCCGCTCTAAGCTGATGATTGTGTTTTAATCGTCCATATTGCATTGTAAGCCCTCATATTTTTCCATCCTCCAAATGGACCATTAATTGGTTGAATGCATGGCAATCAAGTCCAATATCAATCCTTCTCCTTTTTCAGCAAATTGAACTTGCTCCCATAGACATTAATTGGTGGAGTACATAGTGTCCCAGAATACATGATGAAGTGTGTATCAATGCATTCGACTCGACTGTAAA
Coding sequences within it:
- the LOC139837887 gene encoding uncharacterized protein; the encoded protein is MAACSCGHFASSSAAEMMRAALRSGSSSEVSGLGCSSSGAGCANAAPPRAASPMWRPPRFPPAARSAGGGWRLLLASPSLAPGANRRFGAMAAVALGECALEWGVDWRNRSLQSTFNKPPRSPIGGPKGDEQDFRPAKAKAASLPPGVIKERCWCGRVAKVKQVEDFSDWFGMKFFMCASYEHDPPRSSASSSTRPPSPPPLCKWFHWIDTEQPDWAREEVEEKQRRAWATFFEEERWEKVRANEKAERERQIQKLRAEQARNREVNQKRMDDEAARRFAEEQVRREAREAERKRLRERAAEAQAAEERGDKSGKWPRWTQGK
- the LOC139837888 gene encoding uncharacterized protein, whose amino-acid sequence is MAATTLIHEHDEKACGVAEGNDPVVHHEINVQAYNKAYYLEDGLYPNWFTLVKTIRAPEEEKKRFVKQQDAYMKDLKWTFGVLQSWWAIVPARTWSIGTMWEVITACVIMHTMIVENERDEGLLNQG